CCACTAAAGAGAGACAAAACCGTCAAGTCAAAATATGACATTATCATCGTCAACACTCATGTTGCAGTTTACGATATGCCACACCGAGACAAGCACTGctccctccatttttatttacatgtgttTAACCTAAATCAAAGTTAACTAATTTTGatcaaatctatagaaaaatatagtaaCAAATATACTATCCAACATATGCATTATCAACGTATATTTCACGATGGattcaataaaataaatttggtattgtaaatattattatcgTTCTTTATAAATTCGGTCACAGTCAGCCAAGTTTGACTTGGGACAAATttaatacgacatgtaaataaaaacataaGGGGTATCATAGAAGGCTTGTCGCCAGAGTTGGCTCCAAGCCGTGTGTAGCCATCTCATGATTGAATCTGCATGTGTGCGTGTGCTACCTTTAGACGTTGCTCTATACTGAACTATCCCGCGCATGCAGCGCTAGCCATCATCTATTATAAGTCGCAAATCCATCTCGTTAAAGATAGTAGTGGTATTGTGCGGGCACACAGTGCTGCCCGTGAGCAACTCAACAGTCTGTGTAAAATGAATTGAATATGTAAAAATAGTAAAAATAAGGTGAAAACTGGATCCAACGGCCTCTCTATCTCGCTCGGCTCGGTATCCTAGTCCCCGCGGTAGCTAGTTTTACCCAGCCGTCGTACTCGCCATCCTTCTCCTCCCGTTGCTCCGATCCCCTGCCATGCGGCCCGCCCCAGTGGCTTCTCCTCTCCGACGCAGTGGCCCCTGCGGCTTCTCCCTTGCCGGCACGGCCGGCGGCCGCTGTACCTCTcctcccggcgcggcggcccccACGATTCCTCCCCTCTGGCGCGGCGGGCCCCTCGGCACCTTCCCTGTCGGCGGCTGTGCTGCACCTCCCCACCCCGCGCAGTGGCCCCCAATTAAGCCGCCAACCCGACGAGCTTGAGGATGACGAACGTGAGGAATGATTTTGGCTAATCTGTTGGAGTTTATGAAATTATGACGAGTGAATTTTAGCTAATTAAATGAATAGCTAAATAGAAATATGGAGATTAAGATTTGACTAGACTCTTGGAGTTGCTTTACATAGCCCAGCCCCTGCCACCACAGTGTTGCCGATACCAACGATTGCATTCCCGCACTGCTCCCATGGAGGCGGCCACACTTCTGCTAAGCACTTATGCCTGCACCACCACCATTGATCTGGATTGCCGCCGAGTGCCCGAGTCCCAGGACTCGCTCCACGCCGGATCCATCGGAGAGGCTATATATCTCAACTCCAAGGCAACCGGGTTCGACCGTCACGACACATGATCCATGTGATGCCGGTCATGCAGGATAAGACCGTTGTGATTCGTGAACATTGAGGAGTGGAAAATTAGTTCTTCCATATGTTCAATTTACTACTACTAACTCTCTAGCCAACCGCATTTTCATAGCCCCCGCTTGTAACACTAACGTTTTACTTATGCTGCGGTGAAGAATTTGCTTGCATAAATTGCGCGGCTTTAGCACACCTTTGCCAATACATACGAACTATAGATTTAACCATTTCTCTCACTTACTTTGTTGAGCAGGTTGATGAGATAAACAAAGAGATGGATTCCATAGTTGATTCTATAATCGACAAGGACAAGAAGAAGTAAGAACTCTATATAGATATATACGGCGCTCAAGGAGAGGAAAGGAATAAGAGAGAACCAGCGCGCGAGCGATTGTCCATCGCCTGTTTGTCTAAGCTCGTTACGTTGTTTCTTGTCATGTGCTTGTACACGGTCACCGAAAGGAACCACGCGAAACCAAACCAATCACGGATTTTGTCGATAAATATTCATGTTCATGTGTTGTCACTGTAGTGAAAAGATAAGAGAGCGGTTTGGAAGAGTTTCTCCCCAAACAGGCTTCATCTGTGAACTCAAAAAACTGGATTCTAATTTGGTAAAATGCCGttgtttttttaaagaaaaaaaatgccgtTGTTAGTCCTCTGACCGTTTGACGTATGAACTTTACACAAGTGGACGCGCGACACAGAGCAGCAGTTCACAAACGCTCTAGTACACGCCAAGCTGCAGGCTGCTCAGATCGTCGCGTCTCCAGCTGACGCGCGACACATGGCCCTCAAACGGAAGCCAGAGCTCGCGCCACCGCCAACCAAGGCAATGCAAGCAACGGGCAAACGGCCCTGATCCGCGCGGCGCgtccggcgccgcagccccacaTGGCCACATGGGCGTTGCCATGGCGCCGTCGCCGCAGCGGCAGCGACCCCGGCCGGCAGCGCGTCCTACTCGCACGTGCGCCCCGGCGAAGGTGCCGGgaacccagcccagcccgcaGGCGCGCACATGCGTGCACGCCCCCCCTctccggctcgccgccggcctcgctcCACCATCAAATCAAGCGCCCCCAGCTGTCGCCTGATCGGGCCGACCGGCCTGCCGCGGCCCTACCTACCACGGCGCATCTGTTCCGAGTTATCTTTTTCCCCTGTAGCTCAGGCCTCATGGGGCCACCGGGCCAGCGGCTCGTGGCTACTTGGCTCGTCGTCGCTGCAGTCCGGGTCCTGGCCGggtccggcggccgccgccggccagctcACGAGCTAGggggacgggacgggacgggacaGGGGCTACAGGAGTGTAGGACAGCCTGGTGGGCGATCCGCGCCGCGCACAGTGAAGCGGACTGTACGACGACGAGCTAGGGGCGATGGATCGGGCCTCGAGCACATGTGCGGGATGTGCCTGAATTTCCCCTTCGTGATCTGACCATTTTCGAGCCAAGTTAAGCTCGTGGGCTCGAGTGAACGAGCAGTTGCCATGCCCATCTCCATTTCGTGCGGATTTGTATTTGACGGGCAACAGGCTAAtccatccatgatccatccCCCCCTACCAGGATCTAGGCCTCGCTGTAACGATCTGTCGGTAGAGGTAGACCAGTGAATGCGAACAGTGTTTCCGTTCTCCTGGCCTGTCCAAACCGGATCCGGCGGTCTGCAGTGCGACCGATCAAGTTCACTGGGACCAGCAGGACCCACATTCATGTGCAAACCAGGTCTCGCACGAGACTGCGAGTTTGGACGTTGTCATGCTCTAAGTACCATTGGTTTGACAGTGGGCGGCCTTGATGCAAGTAAAGTCAGTGCTACTGattcttttcttttaaaaaaaaacaatcagtACTACTGATCCTTTGTGTGATCTACAGAAGTGGAAATGCAGATCCCATGCCTATATTTCCTGAAGCCTAAACCGAGCTAGTGAGGCATTTCGTAGCCCGAGTCAAGAGCCTTAGCTTTCTTAGCTCACTAGCATCTCTTCTTGTTCTGAAACTGCCTAGCTAGTCCAGGAAGCAAAGACCAGATGGAAGCAAAGACCGGACGTAAAAGCTTATGGAAGTATAACATGCTAAGAATAAGAATGGAGAATGCATAAATTAAATCAATGATCATAATTACAACAGCTCGTACGAGGAAGATACACCAATTGTGAGGACGGTAAACAAGCAGAGATCAAGAAGACAGCGAGAGATCAAGAAAACGTAGGAGAGGATGCATGGGGACCACTGGATCATCTAGAAGGCGAAgacggccgcggcgacggcgacggcggcgaaggcgaaggcggggcggaggccggcggcgccgccggcgggggtgCTGGGctcggcggagggcgagggggTCGCGGCGTCGGGGGCGGGCGCCGGAGGGGAGGAGACGGGGGCctcgggcgccggcgcggccgcggacgGCGTGGGCGCGTCCACCgcgggggccggggccggggccggggccgccgTGGGCGGGGCGACCGGcgcgggggccggcggcggagtggCCGGGGTCGGTGGGGCCGCctggggcgccgcggcgggggcgccgctgGGCGCCTGCGCCGTGGCGGCCACGGCAAGGAGGGCGAGCACGGAGAGCACGGCGAGGTGAGAAGCGGCGGCCATCGTGGTGGGACCGTGGGAGACGGGAGGGCCGCTCGGTTCCTTGGCTCGCTTCTCGCCTGCCTGGTGTGCTCGTGAGTGTGCGTGGGGGGAGAGGACGTGCAGAGGCGTGGGGCTTATAAAGGTGGCAGCTTTTGCGCGAGCTGTGCGGCGGCCGCTGCGCAGGACAGCGCCGATGCAGCTGCCGCTGCCGAATCACCTGCCTGCCTGCATGATTGCCTCGCACGTCGCAACCTCCATTCCATTATTGGGAGGTTTTCACGGTTGGAATTACGCTCTGGAGCCGGAAATTATGAGTTATCAGCACTGATGGATCGACGATGATTGATGAGCTTTCTAACCACAGATTCCATTCTGCTTCGTGGGCACACACTACATATGAACACTAGGGCCAAGGGTCTCTGGAATGTGGGCCCTCTGGTGTCGTGAGCCCGCTTGTCAGCTGACCGTTCCgttactgttttttttttgaaatgcgTCCCGTTGCTGTTATATCCTTCAAAGTTCAAACGAGAAGTTGCAACCGCAATGCTGACTGAATCTGAATGTCTGAatgttctccttttttttttacctcgGAGAACAAATCATGAAATGAATCGGTTGGTGCCTCCCGCAGCAATCACCGACCTCTGTCTGAACAGACTGGTGAAGGCAGGCATCAGATGTAAATATGCAGTGTAAATGAGTACAAGCCGCTCACGGTTTCACTTTTCACCTGGTGATCGCTGCTGATCAGGAAACAGGAACGGCGTCCGCGCAGTTTATCACCGGTGCTGGCCACATGCCAGGTGGACCCTTGCGTGCTCGCGGCGCCACTGGGGGCATGTGCGTGAGTTGGACCGAGCGCGGGTGGGGTTCGTTGTGATAAACAGAATACTGTCATCTCAAAAGATGCTTCAGGGCCTCACGGCCTCACCTGTCTCTGCCCTGCcgccagcaaaaaaaaaaaaaaaatcggaaAGAGAGGAGACAGCTAGGGGGAATggggggagggagagaaagatCAGATTCTCCTCCCTTTTCTGTGCTCTGTCAAATGAGGAATTGTGCTATGAAGGTAAATCAGATTTAGTTCAGGCACGAAACTAAACTACCACACTCTGAAAAAAGCATCACACACTACTCCTTGATGCATAGCGGTGCTCGTCAGCTTTTAGCTGATCGATAATGGAGTGCTGACACAAGACATATGGTTTGCCGCCGCCTACTGATGACGATGGCAGGCCAAACGTTCTTGAATAGTAAGTACGTGGCATGCTGGTGTTAATCTGCACAAAAAGGTGTTGGTGCCGAACTAGagccaacacaccaaaacgcTAGAACacgcagcgagcgacggcacaacgCAGCGCCGatactcagaccggtcagaccggtcgggtatacctgtcagaccggttgtcgccgggcaggccggcggcgaaaCCAACGAACGTCGTCCGGGAAGGatccgtcggggcaggcgcacgcagggttgttctagggtcggtaggccacctagaacgccctcaatcgacgtagagacgaaggaagaacaacagataGTAGATGGAAAAAAACTAGGgcaaaaagaaagtaaaaagataaaaagttttgtatttgatcgattggatgtcctaatcggccgtgaccctttatatttatagagtaGGGTAGACTTATCCCGTAAGAAAtcatattacaagatctaaatctattaaaaactctaattgtacttggattccacttggaccggtctgaccggtcggacgtGCCAGACCGGCTACAGACGCTTCGATTGGTCAGACCGCttgagcgcaccggtcagaccggtcagcacaggttgctgccaattttggtcgtcaacatatgcccccctgttctttggcGAAACTTGCGTGCCAAAAAACActcttctggaccaaaattgtctaagagCGATGaatacatcggccattttttgtgctaagggcgataacaATTTATCGGCcgtatcttgcttcttcttcaagctgatgacgaaacaacttgcttaggTCTCCATATCTGCTTCATGGTCGCTGATCTTGTTGGTATAACCTCCGCTTGCTGTTCAATGGACTCCTTTATATGAATCTATTGCAGCCTTctcttttgggtgtgagacaaacctgagggacaccacctcgacTGTAGATATTTTAAATTTTGTCTTATATTCTTCTCacactctttgctgcaatcaatgtctcttttgaccagattatcgTTAATCGGTCTTTCTGAAGCAAAACTTGGATATATAGGAGGataatgaatataatatgactacatgtgcatcctactataatccaaaggcatataacaaggataccagcaataccatggagcaatcggtccatTAAATGAATTATCTTGGCTCAAACTCGATCGCTCTTGAGACGATGATGGCTTTGTATCCTTGACTTTATCTGGCCGCCCCTCTGCTTCTGGACGACTCCTTTCTTCTCATATTTGTccaagagttctttaaaacacggcctttctttttctttcttgtttctGGAATTCTTACCAGAATTTCCagagcgaccggtcagaccggtttccagACCGGTAAGACCGGTCTTCTCAGACTCGgcttttttttctgtttctgCCCCTCGAGCATTGAATTCTTCAATGAATCTTCTGGGGTCTCCTTCGCTGGAGCTTCCTGGTGAGATCTCGAAGGCTCATATCTCTCTTCAccaataattatatttttcTCTCTTGTTGATTCAGCTTGATTTGGCCGAATTAACATTTTAGGATTACTCAATTCAAGTATATGTGTATGTGCAGGGAAAGGATTTTGATCCACCTTCATTTGTGGAATAATTATTCGGCCTTCATTAACGACCGATTGAATTTGCCTTCGaagcacattgcaatcattagtcgcatgagagaaagtattatagaatttgcaataagctcaccgctttaattcttcaagcggcggtatgacatgcgacatcttgatgtatccaatcttatataattcatcaaatattctctcacatttggatacatcaaaagtaaatctttctTGCCGATCTTTGTGAACCGGCTTGAGAGAACCGCAAACACAAGGTTTATCATTAGAGGGCTAAACGAATTCAGCAGCATATACATCTTTACCTTCATCATTCGAACAATTGGAATCACACCCAAGCACATAAACAAGACGATTAGATTTTTCATTGGACTTTTGAGAGTCTCtagcttctttagctcggctttcattagccagagccTTTTGTTGGACTTGACTAATATCTAGGAACTCTTGTCCCTCTAACTTTgttttatgaaaatcaagtaaaccagTAAAAACTAGATCAGCCAAATCTCTATCAAAAATTGTCAAATTATAACATCGGTTTCTAGTATCTCTAGATTttctaatatactcagaaacagaaacaccttcatgtatttTTTGTTTAACCGATGAAAGATGTGACAAGCTCAATTCAGTTTTACCagtaaagaaataatcatggaatttctgctctaaatcagcaaaagtgaaaactgaattgggtggcaatgaaataaaccaagtaaatgcagcacccgatagagataaaggaaataatctcaatttgtaaatatcattagtgctagcttcaccacattgtataataaattgaccaatatgctccaatgtagttctactatcatcaccagtgaattttacaaatttagaaattttaaacccttgaggatatgcaacataatcgtaaTTCTCAGGGTATGGTCTTTGATAAGTTCGGCATTTGGCTTTATGTTCTATACCAAAGGTTTGCCGAAATATCTTCATCACCTCTTTTTTAATACTACCTGATCCAACATCATCGGCATTAGGCcgatttgtgatcggtgtactactaggttgagcaaagttcggcggtgtagaatgtcgcaacgaacttgctacCCCATATGGCATATTGGCATTAGGTAatgcattataattaattcggctATGCTAATTAGCTGAATTAGTCACAatagcattattagttggaattGCCGAACCATGCATTGTCTTATCGATATTATATGTAGATGTATTATTACCGACAGACTTCATACCAAGATATATTTCAATTCGGCTAAAACGGTCAtcaaacatatcatgcatattttgaccaataaattccaacttattattTACATGAGAAGCAACAACACTATCTATCATAATAGTTACTTCGGAATCAAGAGCAGACTGTTTATCCTCATCAAATTTTACCTCAAATTGTGAAATATCGAAGGCATCATCCGTCGTGACCTTCCCTTGtcggtcgatggagaagtgcgagatgtactgattcatggcttcttcttctagcctctggatctccttctccttctcttctctgaTCTTCTTCTGGATGTCATCAAGAATCTTCTGATGCTCGGCCGGAAATTGTTGAACATTCGGCCTCCAGATATTGGCAGAATCAACTTCACTAGGTTTAGGAATACTGATCATGGCAACCGATTTATTTTTTCTTCCCCAGCGGTGTCGCCAAATATGTTGGCGcagaactagggccaacacagcgagcgacggcacaacgcagcgccgatgctcagaccggtcgggtataccggtcagaccagttgtcGCCGGGCAGGCCGGTGGCGAAACCAACGAACGTCGCCCGGTAAGGACCCGTCGGAGCAGGCgcacgcagggttgttctagggtcggcaggccacctagaacaccctcaatcgacgtagagacgaagaAGGAACAACAGATAGTAGATGGAaaaaagctagggcaaaaaaaagtaaaaagataaaaagttttgtatttgatcgattggatgtccTAATCggtcgtgaccctttatatttatagggtggggtggacttatcccgcaagaaatcatattacaagatctaaatctattaaaaaccctagttgtactcggattccacttggaccggtcagatcggtcggaCGTGCCAGGCTGGCTACAGACGCttcgactggtcagaccgcttgagcgcaccggtcagaccggtcagcacATGTTACTGCTAATTTTGGTattcaacaaaagaaaaaaggaaaaggaaatcgGTCCGTTTGTGTTCATTTTATAGAATGGCGCAGTGAAGTCGACGCCCTTTGAGCTTGGTGTGCTTGATTGTTTGTTTTGTTAAGAGCCGGCTCATTTGTTCTCCAAGCGATCCTAAGAATACAGCTCCCCGTGGATCTGTCTGCCGTTACCTTCCTGACAGCTTCCTTTCGGCTGTACTGCATACCACTTGAGCAGGCCAAATGGCCAAGCAcaatcatacaaccaaaatgtACGGAAATGTTAGGAAGAGCGACTGATGCCATCTAAGCAAGGAGGCAAGTGGAGATACCAAGCTTAATATCAGATAGTGTAAAATTGCCAGCCTTCCTGCAGGTTAGCAGATAGGCTGCTGGTAGTAGCATACGGTATGCAAAAATAAACATGCCATTCCTAATATTTTTCTTGGTCTACAGACCTACCCCCAGCTGTCGATACGATTACTTATGCCATATGGGCAGTTGGAGCGGCCGACAACAAATACGGCACCAGCCTGAAGCCGTCAGGAGGTTGTACTTGATGACAACTACTACAATCACCAAAGGTATAGGAGTAACATCTATTTTTCCCCCCTGAGAGGATAACCTCTATGGGCGACTATGATATGTTTTGTTGCTTGCAAGAGCTCTATTTACACTGGTGGATCCGTATAAGCTCACAA
This sequence is a window from Panicum virgatum strain AP13 chromosome 7K, P.virgatum_v5, whole genome shotgun sequence. Protein-coding genes within it:
- the LOC120640169 gene encoding arabinogalactan protein 1-like — encoded protein: MAAASHLAVLSVLALLAVAATAQAPSGAPAAAPQAAPPTPATPPPAPAPVAPPTAAPAPAPAPAVDAPTPSAAAPAPEAPVSSPPAPAPDAATPSPSAEPSTPAGGAADRYSEA